A portion of the Mesobacillus sp. AQ2 genome contains these proteins:
- a CDS encoding DsrE family protein: MREKIVFIVMTALLLTTGLSWAAAKTDGETGRPSTTPQGHYQVVWQVSDPAGTNESTWAGVLNNIENSLSEIGEDKMEIEVVAFGAGIHMLSKEKSSPELQERIRKLQERGVVFAACANSMAKNGYVMEDMVEGAIQVPSGAAEVIRKQRQGWIYMQS; encoded by the coding sequence ATGCGAGAGAAGATAGTCTTTATTGTAATGACAGCATTGCTTTTAACTACAGGCCTTTCCTGGGCTGCAGCCAAAACAGACGGAGAAACGGGACGGCCAAGTACGACGCCGCAGGGACATTATCAGGTTGTCTGGCAGGTCTCTGATCCTGCTGGAACAAATGAAAGCACTTGGGCTGGAGTTTTGAACAATATTGAAAATTCACTTTCTGAAATCGGTGAGGACAAAATGGAGATTGAAGTGGTAGCTTTCGGAGCAGGCATCCATATGCTTAGCAAGGAAAAAAGTTCTCCAGAGCTTCAAGAGCGTATCCGGAAACTTCAAGAACGAGGCGTGGTATTTGCAGCCTGCGCAAACTCAATGGCGAAAAACGGCTATGTTATGGAAGATATGGTCGAGGGAGCAATCCAAGTGCCATCAGGAGCAGCAGAAGTGATTCGCAAACAGCGACAGGGCTGGATTTATATGCAGTCTTGA
- a CDS encoding ABC transporter substrate-binding protein, whose amino-acid sequence MKKSLAVLLSGAMLMLAACGGGGNQASGEKKEKTVKIGITQIVEHPSLDAAREGFIAALKDAGYEEGKNLEIDYQNAQGDMNNNASIAQKFVSDKSDLILAIATPSAQAAVQATKEIPILFTAITDPVGAELVQSMEKPGGNATGTSDTHPDAIKNTIAAIKKFVPGAKKVGIIYNNGEPNSVVNVKNAKEALEAEGLEAVESTISTSSEVKQAAESMVGRVDVLYIPKDNTVVAALESVITVANDKDIPMFAGEGDSVKRGAFASYGLDYHDLGYTTGKMAVEILEGKKPADIPVGYPEKLELVVNKKAAEEEGITLTDELLKDAKVVGE is encoded by the coding sequence ATGAAAAAGAGTTTGGCTGTTTTATTGAGTGGTGCGATGCTGATGCTTGCCGCGTGCGGCGGGGGTGGTAACCAGGCGAGCGGAGAGAAGAAGGAAAAGACGGTGAAAATCGGGATTACCCAGATTGTGGAGCACCCTTCTCTTGATGCTGCGAGGGAAGGATTTATCGCTGCCCTTAAGGATGCCGGTTATGAAGAAGGCAAGAACCTGGAGATCGATTACCAGAATGCCCAGGGTGACATGAATAACAATGCGTCGATTGCCCAAAAGTTTGTTTCAGATAAAAGTGACCTGATTTTAGCGATTGCGACACCGAGTGCCCAGGCAGCAGTCCAGGCGACGAAGGAAATCCCGATTCTGTTCACTGCGATCACGGATCCTGTCGGCGCTGAACTCGTCCAGTCAATGGAGAAGCCGGGCGGAAATGCGACTGGAACCTCTGACACACATCCTGATGCCATCAAGAATACCATTGCTGCCATCAAAAAGTTCGTCCCGGGAGCGAAGAAGGTCGGAATTATTTACAACAATGGTGAACCCAATTCGGTGGTGAATGTTAAAAACGCTAAGGAAGCTTTGGAGGCTGAAGGACTGGAAGCCGTTGAATCGACGATTTCGACAAGTTCTGAAGTGAAGCAGGCAGCCGAGTCGATGGTTGGACGTGTAGATGTCCTGTATATTCCAAAGGATAATACCGTCGTTGCGGCGCTTGAGTCGGTAATCACTGTTGCGAATGATAAAGATATTCCTATGTTCGCGGGGGAAGGTGATTCAGTGAAACGGGGAGCATTCGCATCCTATGGGCTGGATTATCATGACCTTGGCTATACCACTGGAAAAATGGCAGTGGAGATCCTTGAAGGCAAAAAGCCGGCTGACATCCCGGTTGGTTACCCTGAAAAGCTTGAGCTGGTCGTTAATAAAAAGGCAGCTGAAGAAGAAGGAATCACGCTGACAGATGAGTTGCTGAAGGACGCAAAAGTTGTAGGAGAATAA
- a CDS encoding MoxR family ATPase: MRDQMNPTVDRILGNIDKVMTGKRNVAELSLIALLAGGHVLLEDVPGVGKTMMVRALAKSVSAKFRRIQFTPDLLPSDVTGVSIYNPKEMEFEFRPGPIMGNIILADEINRTSPKTQSALLEGMEEHSVTVDGVTHILDKPFFVMATQNPIDYEGTYPLPEAQLDRFLLKMKMGYPALDEEMEVLDRAQRNLPIEDLQPVVSLEDLRDLQQSIKEVIVDETLKRYIVELASRTRGHSSVYLGVSPRGSIALMKAAQAYAFIYGRDYVIPDDVQYLAPYVFAHRIILKSEARFEGVTAEDVVNRVMARVPVPIQRLVK; the protein is encoded by the coding sequence ATGAGGGACCAGATGAATCCAACGGTTGATCGAATTCTGGGTAATATCGATAAGGTGATGACAGGCAAGCGGAACGTGGCGGAGTTAAGCCTTATTGCGCTGCTCGCTGGAGGACATGTGCTGCTTGAGGACGTGCCGGGTGTCGGCAAGACGATGATGGTCCGCGCGCTGGCGAAGTCTGTCAGTGCCAAGTTCAGAAGGATCCAGTTCACTCCTGACCTGCTGCCTTCAGATGTGACAGGCGTTTCGATTTATAATCCAAAAGAAATGGAATTTGAGTTCAGGCCGGGACCAATCATGGGCAACATCATCCTGGCTGATGAAATCAACAGGACGTCTCCGAAAACTCAATCAGCTCTGCTTGAAGGAATGGAAGAGCATAGCGTTACGGTCGATGGCGTAACGCATATTCTCGACAAGCCGTTTTTTGTCATGGCGACACAGAACCCGATTGATTATGAGGGAACGTATCCGCTGCCTGAAGCCCAGTTGGACCGTTTCCTCCTGAAAATGAAAATGGGCTACCCGGCGCTTGATGAGGAAATGGAAGTGCTTGACAGGGCGCAGCGCAATCTTCCAATCGAGGATTTGCAGCCGGTGGTCTCGCTTGAAGATTTACGCGACCTGCAGCAGAGCATAAAAGAAGTCATCGTCGACGAAACGCTCAAGCGATATATTGTAGAACTGGCAAGCCGGACACGCGGCCATTCAAGTGTCTATCTTGGTGTAAGCCCACGTGGATCGATTGCCTTGATGAAGGCGGCCCAGGCGTACGCTTTCATATACGGAAGGGATTATGTCATTCCGGATGATGTCCAGTATCTGGCACCCTATGTCTTCGCCCACAGGATCATTTTGAAATCAGAGGCAAGGTTTGAAGGGGTCACCGCTGAGGATGTCGTCAACAGGGTGATGGCGAGAGTGCCTGTGCCGATCCAAAGGCTCGTGAAATAG
- a CDS encoding 5'-nucleotidase, with protein sequence MYKPIDTVIGEAKKPLYRGNFSDHEMPGVVEGSSHNFLADVFRKEAGADIGTIRGFRYGTHVATGDIRLEDIYHFIPVAPFIAKGTITGSQLHDQIERSLNGSLNPDPFKWTGGWVQAYSGVRYELDPYAPAFGKASNIEIFDQKKRIWQPLDMDKQYTVAGYWYPGRPDDIGTGLKINDNAQTVNGPDGNPLDATEVVARYLSKNQADPELGRVKLLHKLPEPAFGNREIQPLNGVPERVGTIQN encoded by the coding sequence TTGTATAAACCTATTGATACAGTTATTGGTGAGGCAAAAAAACCTCTCTATCGAGGGAATTTTTCTGATCATGAAATGCCGGGTGTAGTGGAGGGTTCTTCTCATAACTTCCTGGCAGATGTGTTCCGGAAAGAAGCTGGAGCCGACATTGGCACAATCCGGGGTTTTCGTTATGGGACCCACGTTGCAACTGGCGATATCCGTCTGGAGGATATTTATCACTTTATCCCGGTGGCCCCTTTCATTGCGAAGGGAACGATAACAGGGAGCCAGCTTCACGACCAGATAGAGAGGAGCCTGAACGGCTCACTAAATCCGGATCCATTCAAATGGACAGGAGGATGGGTCCAGGCATACAGCGGTGTTCGTTATGAACTTGATCCATATGCTCCTGCCTTCGGTAAAGCAAGTAATATTGAGATATTTGATCAAAAGAAAAGAATCTGGCAGCCTCTTGATATGGACAAACAGTACACTGTTGCCGGGTATTGGTATCCAGGCCGGCCGGATGACATTGGAACTGGACTTAAGATCAATGATAATGCTCAGACAGTAAATGGTCCTGACGGCAATCCGCTGGACGCGACCGAAGTAGTGGCAAGATACTTATCTAAAAATCAGGCGGATCCTGAATTGGGGCGAGTTAAGCTACTTCATAAGCTGCCTGAACCAGCCTTTGGAAATAGGGAAATCCAGCCACTGAATGGAGTGCCTGAAAGAGTCGGTACAATTCAAAACTAA
- the guaA gene encoding glutamine-hydrolyzing GMP synthase: MKNELQDQEMIIVLDFGSQYNQLITRRIREFGVYSELHPHTITAAEIKEMNPKGIIFSGGPNSVYDEGAFRCDEEIFELGLPILGICYGMQLMTMHFGGKVEKAKNREYGKALLTLHNQNTLFEGTPGEQVVWMSHGDLVTMSPPGFSVDGVNPSCPIAAMSDESRKLYAVQFHPEVRHSMYGNDLLKNFVFKVCGCEGNWSMENFIEIEMEKIRQQVGDKKILCALSGGVDSSVVAVLIHKAIGDQLTCIFVDHGLLRKDEAEGVMKTFADGFNMNVIKVDAKDRFLSKLEGVSDPEQKRKIIGNEFIYVFDDEAEKLKGIEFLAQGTLYTDIIESGTATAQTIKSHHNVGGLPEDMQFSLIEPLNTLFKDEVRALGTELGIPDEIVWRQPFPGPGLGIRVLGAISEEKLEIVRESDAILRDEIKKAGLDREIWQYFTVLPDIRSVGVMGDARTYDYTIGIRAVTSIDGMTSDWARIPWDVLEIISTRIVNEVDHVNRVVYDITSKPPATIEWE; this comes from the coding sequence ATGAAAAACGAGCTGCAAGACCAGGAAATGATTATAGTATTAGACTTTGGCAGCCAGTATAACCAGCTGATCACAAGACGGATCAGGGAGTTTGGCGTCTACAGTGAGCTTCATCCGCACACGATTACAGCGGCTGAAATCAAGGAAATGAACCCAAAGGGAATCATTTTTTCAGGAGGGCCGAACTCTGTTTATGATGAGGGAGCCTTCCGATGTGATGAAGAGATTTTCGAGCTGGGCTTGCCGATTTTGGGCATCTGCTACGGAATGCAGCTTATGACAATGCATTTCGGCGGGAAGGTCGAGAAGGCAAAGAACCGTGAATACGGAAAAGCCCTGCTGACTCTCCATAACCAGAACACATTATTCGAAGGGACTCCGGGTGAACAGGTTGTCTGGATGAGCCATGGCGACCTCGTCACCATGTCACCGCCAGGATTTTCTGTAGATGGAGTCAATCCATCCTGCCCGATTGCAGCAATGAGTGACGAGAGCCGTAAGCTTTACGCGGTCCAATTCCACCCTGAGGTTCGCCACTCCATGTATGGGAATGACCTGTTGAAGAACTTTGTCTTCAAGGTGTGCGGATGCGAAGGCAACTGGTCGATGGAAAACTTCATTGAAATCGAAATGGAGAAAATCCGCCAGCAGGTAGGAGACAAGAAGATTCTATGCGCATTGAGCGGCGGTGTTGATTCCTCAGTTGTGGCCGTATTGATCCATAAGGCGATTGGCGATCAGCTGACATGTATTTTCGTTGATCATGGATTATTGCGCAAAGATGAAGCAGAAGGTGTCATGAAGACTTTTGCTGATGGCTTCAACATGAACGTTATAAAGGTGGATGCCAAGGATCGTTTCCTCAGTAAGCTCGAGGGTGTATCCGATCCGGAGCAGAAGCGTAAAATCATCGGAAACGAGTTCATCTATGTTTTCGATGATGAAGCGGAAAAGCTTAAGGGCATTGAATTCCTGGCACAGGGAACATTGTATACCGATATTATCGAAAGCGGCACTGCAACGGCACAGACAATCAAGTCCCACCACAATGTCGGCGGTCTTCCCGAGGATATGCAGTTCAGTTTGATCGAGCCGTTGAATACATTGTTCAAGGATGAAGTCCGTGCGCTTGGCACCGAGCTTGGCATTCCTGATGAAATCGTCTGGCGTCAGCCATTCCCTGGACCTGGACTCGGCATCCGTGTTCTTGGGGCCATTTCTGAAGAAAAATTGGAGATTGTCCGTGAGTCGGACGCCATTCTTCGGGACGAAATCAAGAAGGCGGGCCTTGATCGTGAAATCTGGCAGTATTTCACCGTTCTTCCGGATATTCGCAGCGTAGGTGTCATGGGGGATGCGAGGACATATGATTACACAATTGGCATCCGTGCAGTAACATCCATTGATGGAATGACATCTGATTGGGCAAGGATTCCGTGGGATGTCCTTGAGATTATCTCCACAAGGATCGTCAACGAAGTCGATCACGTCAACCGCGTCGTTTATGATATCACCAGCAAACCGCCTGCAACTATCGAATGGGAATAA
- a CDS encoding transglutaminaseTgpA domain-containing protein yields MTIAKPKKDAAFFLLYIFSFLLLWEWLRPLKELTDTGHLSVFLGFVFVSLMMSYFNMPVIPGALVKIIIILYSVHFMYYEGTFFSLKWFTELFTEAMSNAIYIVNADWTEISNVFRTLLFFTLLWLMAYLIQYWLINRKQIFVFFFMTLVYITVLDTFTPYEADAAIVRTVIAGFAVLGMLSYHRIADKEAVKKNLNSVKKWMVPLVAMIVLSVGIGYAAPKANPIWPDPVPFITSYNQDSGEGSGGVKKVGYGTDDSSLGGPFIGDDRVVFTSEADGRHYWRIETKDVYTGKGWITEKSEAATPVEFLPEQAIPMQPFDAGVKREERNSRVIPKIGYPHLVYPLGVKQVKASAGYSSLQFMLDPETEKITSLPEGQSGSFGPYSLTFDYPVYSVDKLKAAGKEDIAGEENAAFLAKYTQVPEGLPERVVNLAEEITKDKQTWLEKAQAIEKYFRSNEFVYDQTDVAVPADDQDYVDQFLFDTQRGYCDNFSTSMVVMMRSVGIPARWVKGYTEGDYIDTLDSGRRLYEVTNNNAHSWVEGYFPGVGWVPFEPTQGFSNNVQFEYNNDNNTESTTEEKDENVTAPEAPKKPELPEEQAQVGKPEVSFSEGLKNAGAFLKDNFWKILLTMLVLAMFVAIMYRLRGKWLPALYILLYKYKKQNKYLEKAYIALLKQLGRYGLRREDGQTLRDYAYYVDSFFSTSDMRRLTSKYEEYLYRGELNEEMWQDVKKHWENMIRKSGA; encoded by the coding sequence ATGACAATCGCTAAGCCGAAAAAAGATGCAGCCTTCTTCTTGCTGTATATCTTCAGCTTTTTGCTTTTATGGGAATGGCTGAGGCCATTAAAGGAACTGACTGATACAGGCCATTTGAGTGTCTTCCTTGGCTTTGTATTTGTCTCGCTGATGATGTCGTACTTCAACATGCCGGTGATTCCGGGAGCACTCGTGAAAATCATCATCATCTTATACTCAGTCCACTTCATGTATTATGAAGGAACATTTTTCAGTTTGAAATGGTTCACCGAGCTTTTCACCGAGGCGATGTCGAATGCCATTTATATAGTGAATGCGGACTGGACAGAGATTTCTAATGTGTTTCGGACATTGTTATTCTTTACTCTGCTCTGGCTGATGGCTTATCTGATTCAATATTGGCTGATCAACCGAAAACAGATTTTTGTGTTTTTCTTCATGACGCTAGTTTACATTACGGTTCTTGACACGTTCACTCCATATGAAGCAGATGCGGCGATTGTCCGGACAGTCATTGCCGGTTTTGCCGTGCTGGGAATGCTGTCGTACCACAGGATTGCTGACAAGGAAGCAGTGAAGAAGAACCTCAACAGCGTGAAAAAATGGATGGTGCCTTTGGTGGCCATGATTGTTTTAAGTGTGGGGATTGGCTATGCTGCTCCTAAAGCTAACCCGATCTGGCCGGACCCTGTCCCATTCATTACCTCCTATAACCAGGATTCCGGGGAAGGCAGCGGCGGGGTTAAGAAGGTTGGCTATGGAACAGATGATTCGTCTCTTGGCGGACCATTCATCGGTGACGACCGGGTTGTTTTTACCTCCGAAGCAGATGGACGGCATTACTGGAGGATTGAAACGAAAGATGTCTATACGGGAAAAGGATGGATCACAGAAAAATCCGAAGCGGCAACACCGGTTGAATTTTTACCAGAACAGGCAATTCCGATGCAGCCTTTCGATGCAGGTGTGAAAAGAGAAGAGCGTAACAGCAGGGTCATTCCGAAAATCGGGTACCCACACCTTGTCTATCCGCTCGGGGTAAAACAAGTGAAGGCTTCTGCAGGTTACTCGTCATTGCAGTTCATGCTCGATCCCGAGACAGAGAAAATTACTTCCCTTCCTGAGGGACAATCAGGGTCATTCGGCCCGTACTCACTCACATTCGATTATCCTGTCTACAGTGTCGACAAGCTCAAGGCGGCTGGGAAAGAGGATATTGCAGGAGAGGAGAATGCGGCTTTCCTGGCAAAATACACACAGGTGCCAGAAGGGCTTCCAGAGCGGGTTGTGAACCTGGCTGAGGAAATTACGAAGGATAAACAGACGTGGCTTGAAAAAGCCCAGGCAATTGAAAAATACTTCCGTTCGAACGAATTTGTCTACGATCAAACGGATGTTGCTGTCCCGGCTGATGACCAGGACTATGTCGATCAGTTCCTGTTCGATACACAGCGGGGCTATTGCGACAATTTTTCCACATCGATGGTTGTCATGATGCGTTCTGTTGGCATTCCAGCCCGCTGGGTAAAAGGCTATACCGAAGGGGATTATATCGATACTCTTGATAGCGGCCGCCGGCTTTACGAGGTCACAAATAATAACGCCCACTCCTGGGTGGAGGGATATTTTCCCGGTGTCGGCTGGGTTCCATTCGAACCGACTCAAGGATTTTCAAATAATGTCCAGTTCGAATACAACAACGACAACAACACTGAATCCACTACAGAGGAAAAGGATGAAAACGTAACGGCACCAGAGGCGCCAAAGAAGCCGGAACTGCCGGAAGAACAGGCACAGGTTGGCAAGCCTGAGGTTTCCTTTTCAGAAGGTCTGAAAAATGCCGGTGCGTTCCTGAAGGATAATTTCTGGAAAATTCTGCTGACAATGCTGGTTCTTGCTATGTTCGTTGCGATCATGTACAGGCTTCGCGGGAAATGGCTTCCGGCACTGTATATCCTTCTCTATAAGTATAAAAAGCAAAACAAGTACCTGGAGAAAGCCTATATTGCCCTGTTGAAGCAGCTTGGACGATACGGGCTTAGGCGGGAGGATGGCCAGACATTGCGTGATTACGCCTATTATGTGGATTCATTTTTCTCGACAAGCGATATGAGAAGACTCACCTCCAAGTATGAAGAATATCTCTATCGCGGCGAATTGAATGAAGAGATGTGGCAAGACGTGAAAAAGCACTGGGAAAACATGATTCGGAAATCTGGGGCTTGA
- a CDS encoding alpha/beta fold hydrolase, which yields MSLLMVLLLMVPVAAKAGDLGGGSSGVPGTWYLGADPSWIDPAKSPIVFIHGYNSSASVWWDGNDMYETALANGYQTAFIDLYPEKDMWENGAMLAGKLKQIYEHFGNKKLVVVGHSKGGVDTQTALVHYGAHQYVSNVITLSAPHHGTQLSDLAHSSSAWWLAALLGSNNDATRSLQTGNMSYFHSITDNHANAAKNRYYTLGGYKWGSFGSALYWGGLYLSSYGSNDGVVTVSSSRLPGGTIVREGAWNHTTVREGSYTFSVFKPYTMSAQPAAAGTFSPEEAVAEPDTTQIVRGGKSEKAINDRFIIEEGAERFQMAFLSEKKLPSLKLKGPDGKEYSVMKIEQDSSDFFKGAWVHLFEVDRPKAGMWKVNGPGAAYLMVVGINSPLSIELKKDQSQKMKASYKTNWIKFDHDNEKKLKEAGKGVKAGKIADGDFDQPGVYNLTTEVTGVDSKGKPFERTIVESIYVDENGKIHR from the coding sequence ATGTCATTATTAATGGTTTTATTGTTGATGGTTCCTGTTGCCGCTAAAGCAGGTGATCTGGGCGGGGGTTCCTCCGGGGTTCCAGGCACATGGTATCTGGGGGCAGATCCTTCCTGGATTGATCCGGCTAAATCGCCGATCGTCTTCATTCATGGATATAACAGTTCGGCCTCCGTGTGGTGGGACGGCAATGATATGTATGAGACTGCACTGGCCAATGGCTATCAGACAGCATTTATCGATTTATACCCCGAAAAGGACATGTGGGAAAATGGAGCGATGCTGGCCGGAAAGCTAAAGCAAATTTATGAGCATTTCGGCAATAAGAAGCTGGTCGTGGTCGGCCACAGTAAAGGCGGGGTTGACACACAGACTGCGCTCGTCCACTATGGCGCCCACCAGTATGTTTCAAATGTCATCACCCTCTCCGCGCCGCATCATGGCACCCAGCTGTCAGACCTGGCTCACAGCAGTTCTGCCTGGTGGCTTGCGGCATTGCTTGGAAGCAATAATGATGCTACACGGTCACTGCAGACTGGAAATATGAGTTATTTCCACAGCATTACCGATAATCACGCGAATGCAGCCAAGAACCGTTATTACACACTGGGCGGCTATAAATGGGGCTCTTTTGGCAGTGCATTGTACTGGGGTGGGCTTTATTTAAGCAGTTATGGCTCGAATGATGGTGTTGTGACAGTCTCCAGCTCCCGCTTGCCAGGCGGAACCATCGTCCGGGAAGGAGCCTGGAACCATACAACAGTCCGGGAAGGCTCATATACATTTTCAGTATTCAAACCATATACAATGTCAGCACAGCCAGCCGCTGCCGGTACATTTTCACCAGAAGAAGCAGTGGCGGAGCCTGATACAACCCAGATTGTCCGAGGCGGGAAATCGGAAAAAGCCATCAATGACCGCTTCATCATTGAGGAAGGGGCAGAGCGTTTCCAGATGGCTTTTCTGAGTGAAAAAAAGCTGCCATCACTCAAGCTGAAAGGTCCTGATGGCAAAGAATACAGCGTGATGAAAATCGAGCAGGACAGCAGTGATTTCTTCAAAGGAGCATGGGTCCACCTGTTTGAAGTCGATCGGCCAAAGGCTGGGATGTGGAAGGTAAACGGGCCGGGCGCTGCCTACTTGATGGTAGTTGGTATCAATAGCCCGCTTAGTATTGAATTGAAAAAAGACCAAAGCCAGAAGATGAAAGCTTCTTATAAAACAAACTGGATCAAATTTGACCATGACAATGAAAAGAAACTCAAAGAAGCAGGTAAAGGTGTTAAAGCAGGCAAAATCGCCGATGGGGATTTTGACCAGCCTGGCGTTTACAACCTGACAACAGAAGTCACCGGAGTTGACAGTAAAGGGAAACCATTCGAACGGACGATCGTTGAATCGATCTATGTTGACGAAAATGGAAAGATTCACAGATAA
- a CDS encoding DUF58 domain-containing protein, giving the protein MKLYFQKFKEIWKLIVLLFLILLTFSYAMFQGGFVSWFLFYSFVPFGLYALSLALYSLKEIKAERVYTKQEYNAGEKFRASIVLERNIPFPLFYAIAEEQAGETLAGNRDLQQANTMVFPGFNRVFSFDYSIENLPRGEHVLTGIKLKTGDLLGLIEKEKILPAENRILVYPAYQDLVYRPVAHHFDQGMTASKERVQRDTSMAIGVREYQPGDRFSWINWKATARRNDIMTKEFEQRQSHDVTLLMDCAPDPRFEVIVSFTASVLRAILRKGAQVGLLTSSNERVAFPARGGESQQQQLLYHLAKIQDGSPVPFDRVLEAETFLAQQNNSIMLVTAQLTKELIEKAAFYNQRNGAVSIFLIKNSQESPSKTEINLRSSANARGIRLVMVHDGQFPEAFSEVNKG; this is encoded by the coding sequence ATGAAACTATATTTTCAAAAGTTCAAAGAAATATGGAAGCTGATCGTTTTGCTGTTCTTGATTCTGCTTACTTTTTCGTATGCGATGTTCCAGGGCGGTTTTGTCAGCTGGTTCCTTTTTTACAGCTTCGTGCCATTCGGGCTGTATGCACTGAGTCTTGCTTTATATTCTTTAAAAGAAATAAAGGCGGAGAGAGTATACACAAAACAGGAGTACAACGCTGGCGAAAAGTTCAGGGCGAGCATCGTCCTTGAAAGAAATATCCCATTCCCGCTGTTTTACGCAATCGCCGAAGAACAGGCAGGAGAGACGCTTGCCGGGAACCGGGATCTGCAACAGGCGAATACCATGGTATTCCCGGGATTCAATCGGGTATTCAGCTTCGACTACTCGATCGAGAACCTGCCCCGGGGCGAACATGTCCTGACAGGTATCAAGCTGAAGACGGGAGATTTGCTCGGCTTGATTGAAAAAGAAAAAATCCTGCCGGCTGAAAACCGGATTCTTGTCTATCCTGCTTATCAGGATTTGGTTTACCGCCCGGTCGCACACCATTTTGACCAGGGCATGACTGCCTCGAAGGAGCGTGTCCAGCGAGATACATCGATGGCCATTGGTGTTCGTGAGTACCAGCCGGGGGATCGGTTTTCCTGGATCAACTGGAAAGCGACAGCAAGGCGAAATGATATCATGACAAAGGAATTCGAACAAAGGCAATCACATGATGTGACACTTTTGATGGACTGTGCGCCGGACCCGCGATTTGAAGTGATCGTTTCGTTTACCGCTTCCGTCCTCAGGGCGATTTTGCGCAAAGGGGCCCAGGTCGGACTGCTGACATCGAGCAATGAGCGTGTGGCTTTTCCTGCCCGCGGCGGGGAGAGCCAGCAGCAGCAGCTTCTCTACCATCTTGCCAAAATCCAGGATGGCAGTCCGGTCCCATTCGACCGAGTTCTGGAAGCAGAAACCTTCCTAGCGCAGCAGAACAATTCAATCATGCTGGTTACCGCCCAACTCACGAAAGAGTTGATTGAAAAAGCGGCGTTCTACAATCAAAGAAACGGAGCGGTCAGTATTTTCCTGATTAAAAATAGCCAGGAATCACCGTCAAAAACAGAAATAAACTTAAGGTCATCGGCAAATGCAAGGGGAATCCGGCTTGTCATGGTACATGACGGCCAGTTCCCGGAAGCCTTCTCGGAGGTGAATAAGGGATGA
- a CDS encoding metallophosphoesterase — MKTSIYRKVAASIITVAFLTTGYTAYANLTELKENRHANPLEGEEHIQQSGWDESADKSVTLMQLGDLHGHLIPRKNLNTENFEGTVGGLARIATVIKEIRKESSQNLLFNIGDTLHGGAEALYTEGKAMTDILDKWRIDGYASGNWDFLYGTERYLDLFENGRWGAVAANLYYEGEPYADKAGERVLPPYRVIKRAGLSVGIVGFTSERGPTVGTSTTKGFRFTGEGEELPEMIHELREKEKVDLIIMISELGLAKNLQLANRYPGVDVLLSADMHEETPRLIETKSGTLVSEVSHDGIAVGQLDLQVGEEGITGWRYELHKIDESIKEDEGTSKLVEKERAMFVKGKGFHSHEKSNK, encoded by the coding sequence TTGAAGACTTCCATTTATCGTAAAGTGGCTGCAAGTATTATAACAGTCGCTTTTTTAACCACTGGGTATACAGCTTATGCAAACCTGACCGAATTAAAAGAGAATAGACATGCAAATCCTTTGGAGGGGGAAGAGCATATTCAACAGTCGGGCTGGGATGAAAGCGCTGACAAATCGGTGACACTTATGCAGCTTGGAGACCTTCATGGGCATCTTATACCCAGGAAAAACCTTAATACCGAAAACTTTGAAGGGACTGTGGGCGGGCTTGCCCGAATTGCAACGGTAATCAAGGAAATTAGAAAAGAATCTTCCCAAAACCTGTTGTTTAACATAGGGGACACACTCCATGGCGGAGCAGAGGCACTTTATACTGAGGGCAAGGCAATGACAGATATTTTAGATAAATGGCGGATTGATGGGTATGCTTCTGGAAACTGGGATTTTCTTTATGGAACCGAACGCTATCTTGATCTTTTCGAGAATGGGCGCTGGGGAGCTGTCGCGGCAAATCTATATTACGAGGGCGAGCCATACGCCGACAAGGCTGGTGAGCGGGTCCTTCCGCCTTACCGGGTAATCAAGCGGGCTGGTCTTAGTGTGGGAATTGTAGGTTTTACAAGTGAACGCGGACCAACTGTTGGAACAAGCACGACAAAAGGTTTCCGGTTTACTGGGGAAGGTGAAGAATTGCCTGAAATGATTCATGAATTGCGTGAAAAAGAAAAGGTAGACTTAATCATCATGATTTCTGAGCTCGGTCTGGCCAAGAATCTTCAGCTGGCAAACCGCTATCCTGGGGTAGACGTTCTTCTGTCAGCGGATATGCATGAAGAGACTCCTAGGCTGATTGAGACAAAGTCAGGCACCCTTGTTTCCGAGGTGAGCCATGATGGAATAGCTGTCGGGCAGCTTGATCTCCAGGTAGGAGAAGAGGGCATTACAGGCTGGCGCTATGAATTACATAAAATCGACGAAAGCATAAAAGAGGATGAAGGCACTTCAAAACTAGTCGAAAAGGAACGAGCCATGTTTGTGAAAGGCAAAGGGTTTCACTCACACGAAAAATCCAATAAATAA